The Candidatus Methylomirabilota bacterium sequence ACGGCGTCGAGGTCGAGCCGCTCGACGCGGGCACCGCGCGCGATGGCGTCGGCCGCCGCGGCGGGAATGATGCCGAGCTCGGCCTGGCCGGCGGCCAGCGCCGCCTCCACGTCGCGCCAGCGCTGGATCATCGCGCGCTCGTCGAAGAGAGCGCGCATCTTCGACGCCGCGAACTGACCGCCGAACAGCTCGAAGTCGATGACGTGGCTAGGCACCCGAACGCCGCCCCGCCAGGAAGTGGAAGTGCACGTGGTAGACGTGCTGCCCGCCCTCGGGGCCACAGTTGACACCCACGCGGTAGCCGCGCTCGGCGAAGCCCTTGGCCTCGCCGAGCTTCCGCGCCGCCAGCAGACAGCGCCCGACCACCTCGACGTCGCCGGGCTCCATCGCCATGATGGAGGCGATGTGGCGCTTGGGCACGATCAACAGGTGCACCGGCGCCTTGGGATAGATGTCCTTGAAGGCCAGCACGGCGTCGTCCTCGTACTCGATGTCGGCCGGGATCTTCCGGTCGACGATCCGGCAGAACAGACA is a genomic window containing:
- a CDS encoding histidine triad nucleotide-binding protein gives rise to the protein MTPEPMSDCLFCRIVDRKIPADIEYEDDAVLAFKDIYPKAPVHLLIVPKRHIASIMAMEPGDVEVVGRCLLAARKLGEAKGFAERGYRVGVNCGPEGGQHVYHVHFHFLAGRRSGA